TGATGATGTACACGTCCGCGAACCGCGACGAGCGCGTCTTCACCGAGCCCGATCGCTTCGACGCCGGCCGCGACCCGAACCCGCACCTCGCCTTCGGGTTCGGCGAGCACTTCTGTCTGGGAGCGAAGCTCGCGCGCCTCGAGGCGCGCGTCTTCTTCGACGAGCTGCTCGACGCGTTCGGCGGCGTCGAGCTCGCGGGCGCGCCGGTGTGGCAGCGCTCGAACCTGAGCAACGGCCTCGCGGCGCTGCCGGTGCGCTTCGCGCCCGCGCGCGGGCGACGGCCTTCGTGAGCGCCGCGACGCGCACCGCAGGAGGGGCGATGGAGCTTCCGGGAGCCGAGGCGATGGTGCGCGAGCTGTGGTCGCGCGAGCAGATCCGGCAGGTGAAGTGGCGCAACCTCCGCTGCCTCGACCTCAAGCGCTGGGACGAGATGGCGGAGACCTATCATCCGGACTGCACGACGAGCTGGCTCGACGGGCGGCTCGTGCTCGAGGGCCGCGACGCGATCATGGCCTTCCTCGCGAAGACCCCGTTCGCGAAGCCCGCGAACCCGGTGGTCACCGTGCACGCGGCCGAGTGCATCGAGATCGAGTTCGTGAGCGAGACGCACGCGCGCTCGACGTCGCGTCTCTACAACCCCATGTGGAACCCCGAGCTCGACCTCTCGCACCGGTTGCTCGCGTTCTACCACGACGAGTTCCGCGTGCACGAAGGACGCTGGCTCATCTCCCACACGGGCCACGAGTACGTGCTCGACGAGACGTTCCTGTGGAAGGACGTGCCGAGCCACGAGACGCACTACAGCCATCCGTTCCGAGGGCGCGCGCCCGCGGCACGGTGAGGAGGACGAAGGGATGGAGGATCTCCGGGACAGGGTCGCCGTCGTGACGGGCGCGGGCAGCGGCATCGGGCGCGGCATCGCGCGCGCGCTCGCGAAGGCCGGCGCTCGCGTCGTGGTCACGGACGTCGAGGAAGGCGCCGCCGCGGCGACGGCCGCGGCGATCCGCGAGGCGGGGGGCAGCGCGTCGTCGCACCGCGTCGACGTCG
This genomic interval from Myxococcota bacterium contains the following:
- a CDS encoding nuclear transport factor 2 family protein, translating into MELPGAEAMVRELWSREQIRQVKWRNLRCLDLKRWDEMAETYHPDCTTSWLDGRLVLEGRDAIMAFLAKTPFAKPANPVVTVHAAECIEIEFVSETHARSTSRLYNPMWNPELDLSHRLLAFYHDEFRVHEGRWLISHTGHEYVLDETFLWKDVPSHETHYSHPFRGRAPAAR